A single region of the Mycobacterium avium subsp. avium genome encodes:
- a CDS encoding Clp protease N-terminal domain-containing protein, giving the protein MSEPIRIAHPVRLDELIDAIKTTHPDVLDQLADAVLAAEHLGEVADHLIGHFVDQARRSGASWTDIGKSMGVSKQAAQKRFVPREATILDPGQGFQRFTPRARGAVVAAQNAAHQAGNREITPDHLLIGVLSDPAALATVLLRLQHVDTDALRDAATAAIAALRADGDPPALIPFSGPARKVLELTVREALRLGHNYVGTEHQLLALLELEDGDGPLHRGGVDKERVEVDLIRALESLGSGKNVGAGEDG; this is encoded by the coding sequence ATGTCCGAGCCCATCCGCATCGCCCACCCGGTCCGCCTCGACGAGCTGATCGACGCCATCAAAACCACCCACCCCGACGTGCTGGACCAGCTGGCCGACGCCGTGCTGGCGGCCGAGCACCTGGGCGAGGTGGCCGACCACCTGATCGGCCACTTCGTGGACCAGGCCCGCCGCTCCGGGGCGTCGTGGACGGACATCGGCAAGAGCATGGGCGTCAGCAAACAGGCCGCGCAGAAGCGCTTCGTCCCGCGCGAGGCCACCATCCTGGATCCCGGTCAGGGCTTCCAGCGGTTCACCCCGCGGGCGCGCGGCGCGGTGGTGGCGGCCCAGAACGCCGCCCACCAGGCCGGCAACCGCGAGATCACCCCGGACCACCTGCTGATCGGTGTGCTCAGCGACCCGGCCGCGCTGGCGACGGTGCTGCTGCGCCTGCAGCACGTCGACACCGACGCCCTGCGCGACGCCGCGACCGCCGCGATCGCCGCGCTGCGCGCCGACGGTGACCCGCCGGCGCTGATCCCGTTCAGCGGGCCGGCCCGCAAGGTGCTCGAACTGACCGTGCGCGAGGCGCTGCGGCTCGGCCACAACTACGTCGGCACCGAGCACCAGTTGCTGGCACTGCTGGAGCTCGAGGACGGCGACGGGCCGCTGCACCGCGGCGGCGTCGACAAGGAGCGGGTCGAGGTCGATCTGATCCGGGCGCTGGAATCACTGGGCAGCGGCAAGAACGTCGGCGCCGGCGAAGACGGTTGA
- a CDS encoding DUF732 domain-containing protein: protein MKLFLIVAGFAAVIGLAVPARADSTDDAFVASLDKAGIKYGDADKAAGAGKWVCTTLQGGKQMSDVVSTLQSKNSNLSDDHANTFAAIAVNAYCPDQASSITPATPTDTPPSTS from the coding sequence ATGAAGCTGTTTTTGATTGTGGCGGGATTTGCCGCGGTAATTGGGTTGGCCGTACCCGCGCGCGCCGACAGCACCGACGACGCATTCGTGGCCTCACTGGATAAAGCCGGCATCAAGTACGGCGACGCCGACAAGGCCGCCGGCGCCGGCAAATGGGTGTGTACCACGCTGCAGGGCGGCAAGCAGATGTCGGACGTGGTCAGCACCCTGCAGTCCAAGAACTCCAACCTCAGTGACGACCATGCCAACACGTTCGCGGCCATCGCCGTCAACGCCTACTGCCCGGATCAGGCCTCCAGCATCACGCCGGCTACCCCGACCGACACGCCGCCCAGCACTTCCTGA
- a CDS encoding DUF732 domain-containing protein, which translates to MRFFLGLCALAATIGLAAPAHADIDNDQDFLKDLRDAGITYQDAGNAITIGKSVCELLDDGQSDAKIVTDLRNQNPAFQGASAAKFTYLSAAHYCPKYITGEDRGPKPEGAVGN; encoded by the coding sequence ATGCGATTCTTCCTGGGGCTGTGCGCCCTCGCCGCCACCATCGGACTGGCCGCGCCGGCGCACGCGGACATCGACAACGATCAGGACTTCCTCAAGGACCTGCGCGACGCCGGCATCACCTACCAGGACGCCGGCAACGCCATCACTATCGGCAAGTCGGTGTGCGAGCTGCTCGACGACGGCCAATCCGACGCCAAGATCGTGACCGATCTGCGCAACCAGAACCCGGCGTTCCAGGGCGCCAGCGCGGCCAAGTTCACCTACCTCTCGGCCGCGCACTACTGCCCGAAGTACATCACCGGGGAGGACCGCGGTCCCAAGCCCGAGGGTGCCGTCGGCAACTGA
- the aftC gene encoding arabinofuranan 3-O-arabinosyltransferase, with the protein MYGALVTAAESTGLRDWIQAAFRPRTSAPSVATVLRSALWPIAIFSVLHRSIVVTTNGNITDDFKPVYRAVLNFRRGWDIYNEHFDYVDPHYLYPPGGTLLMAPFGYLPEYPSRYLFILINTVAILIAWYLLLRLFGYTLSSVAAPALLLAMFCTETVTNTLVFTNINGCVLLAEMLFLRWLLDGRVGRQWWAGVAIGLTLTLKPVLGPLLLLPLLNRQWRALVPAFAIPILINAAAWPLVSDPMDFVTRTLPYIGGVRDYFNSSIEGNGVYFGLPTWLIVFMRILFTLIAIGALWLLYRYYRTRDPRFWFTNSAGVLLLWSWLVLPLAQGYYSMMLFPFLMTVVLPNSLIRNWPAWLGIYGFMTLDRWLLFNWMRYGRALEYLKITYGWSLLLIVVFSVLCYRYLDAKAEDRLDRGIDPAWLTAGRE; encoded by the coding sequence GTGTACGGTGCGCTGGTGACGGCAGCTGAATCGACCGGCTTGCGTGATTGGATCCAGGCCGCCTTTCGTCCCCGCACCAGCGCACCCAGCGTCGCGACTGTGCTGCGGTCCGCGTTGTGGCCGATCGCCATCTTCTCGGTGCTGCACCGCAGCATCGTGGTCACCACCAACGGGAACATCACCGACGACTTCAAACCCGTCTACCGGGCGGTGCTGAACTTCCGGCGCGGCTGGGACATCTACAACGAGCACTTCGACTACGTCGACCCGCACTACCTGTATCCGCCCGGCGGCACGCTGCTGATGGCCCCGTTCGGTTATCTGCCCGAGTATCCGTCGCGGTACCTGTTCATCCTCATCAACACCGTGGCGATCCTGATCGCCTGGTACCTGCTGCTGCGACTGTTCGGCTACACGCTGTCCTCGGTCGCCGCGCCGGCGCTGCTGCTGGCCATGTTCTGCACCGAGACCGTGACCAACACGCTGGTGTTCACCAACATCAACGGCTGCGTGCTGCTCGCCGAGATGCTGTTTTTGCGTTGGCTGCTGGACGGCCGGGTCGGCCGCCAGTGGTGGGCCGGGGTGGCCATCGGGTTGACGCTCACCCTCAAGCCGGTGCTGGGGCCGCTGCTGCTGCTGCCGCTGCTGAACCGGCAGTGGCGGGCGCTGGTGCCCGCGTTCGCGATCCCGATCCTCATCAACGCGGCGGCGTGGCCGTTGGTCAGCGACCCGATGGACTTCGTCACCCGCACCCTGCCCTACATCGGGGGCGTGCGGGACTACTTCAACAGCTCGATCGAGGGTAACGGCGTGTACTTCGGCCTGCCCACCTGGCTGATCGTGTTCATGCGAATCCTGTTCACGCTGATCGCGATCGGTGCGCTGTGGCTGCTGTACCGCTACTACCGCACCCGCGATCCGCGGTTCTGGTTCACCAATTCCGCCGGCGTGCTGCTGCTGTGGTCGTGGCTGGTGCTGCCGCTGGCCCAGGGCTACTACTCGATGATGCTGTTCCCGTTCTTGATGACGGTGGTGCTGCCCAACTCGCTGATCCGCAACTGGCCGGCGTGGCTGGGGATCTACGGCTTCATGACGCTGGACCGCTGGCTGCTGTTCAACTGGATGCGCTACGGCCGCGCGCTGGAATACCTCAAGATCACCTACGGGTGGTCGCTGCTGCTGATCGTGGTGTTCAGCGTGCTGTGCTACCGGTATCTGGACGCCAAGGCCGAGGACCGGCTGGATCGCGGCATCGATCCGGCATGGCTGACGGCCGGGCGCGAGTAG
- a CDS encoding alpha/beta hydrolase — translation MSRPHPCATILVAVTALLAGCVPGLAADPRFATNSGARPQGAATSKPAPGGPPPLAAPKNDLAWHDCTSRVFADAAVPPAPGIQLDCANYDADLDPVNGGGGALSIGVVRARSNQTPRDAGPLVFTTGSDLPSSAQLPVWLSRAGADVLAAHPIVAVDRRGIGMSSPIDCRDKFDRQQMRDQSQFQAGDDPVANLSEVANAATTNCTDAIAPGASAYDDAHAASDIERLRSTWDVPALALIGIGNGAQVALAYAGSRPDKVARLILDSPVALGVNAEAAAEQQVKGQQAALDAFAAQCIAVNCALGPDPKGAVSALLADARAGKGPGGVSVAQVANAITVALGFPSGGRVNATTDLANALASARSGDTNALNNLINHANAMQDSDGQFVNVCSDAVNRPTPDRVRELVVAWGKLYPQFGTVAALNMVKCVHWPTGSPPPSPKSLKVDVLLLGVQNDPIVGTDGVAATAAGIINANAASKRVMWQGIGHGASIYSGCAVPPLIGYLGSGKLPNTDTYCPA, via the coding sequence ATGAGTCGGCCCCACCCGTGCGCCACGATCCTGGTGGCGGTGACCGCGTTGCTCGCCGGCTGCGTCCCGGGCCTGGCCGCCGACCCGCGCTTCGCCACCAATTCCGGCGCGCGGCCCCAGGGCGCGGCCACCTCCAAGCCGGCGCCGGGCGGCCCGCCGCCGCTCGCCGCCCCGAAAAACGACCTGGCCTGGCACGACTGCACGTCCCGGGTGTTCGCCGACGCGGCCGTCCCGCCCGCCCCCGGCATCCAGCTGGATTGCGCGAACTACGACGCCGACCTGGACCCGGTCAACGGCGGGGGCGGTGCCCTGAGCATCGGCGTGGTGCGCGCCCGGTCGAATCAGACACCCCGCGACGCGGGCCCGCTGGTGTTCACCACCGGCTCGGACCTGCCGTCGTCGGCGCAGCTGCCGGTGTGGCTGTCGCGGGCCGGCGCCGACGTGCTGGCCGCGCACCCGATCGTCGCCGTCGACCGCCGCGGCATCGGCATGTCCAGCCCCATCGACTGCCGGGACAAGTTCGACCGCCAGCAGATGCGTGATCAGTCGCAATTCCAGGCCGGTGACGACCCGGTGGCCAACCTGTCCGAGGTCGCCAACGCCGCCACCACCAATTGCACCGACGCGATCGCGCCGGGGGCGTCGGCCTACGACGACGCGCACGCCGCCTCCGACATCGAGCGGTTGCGCAGCACCTGGGACGTGCCCGCGCTGGCGCTGATCGGGATCGGCAACGGCGCCCAGGTGGCGCTGGCCTACGCCGGGTCGCGGCCGGACAAGGTGGCCCGGCTGATCCTCGACTCCCCGGTCGCGTTGGGCGTCAACGCCGAAGCCGCCGCCGAGCAGCAGGTCAAGGGGCAGCAGGCCGCGCTGGACGCCTTCGCCGCCCAGTGCATCGCGGTGAACTGCGCGCTGGGCCCCGACCCCAAGGGCGCGGTCAGCGCGCTGCTCGCCGACGCCCGCGCCGGCAAGGGTCCCGGCGGCGTGTCGGTGGCGCAGGTGGCCAACGCGATCACCGTCGCGCTGGGCTTCCCGTCCGGCGGGCGCGTCAACGCCACCACCGACCTGGCCAACGCGCTGGCCAGCGCCCGCTCCGGCGACACCAACGCGCTGAACAACCTGATCAACCACGCCAACGCGATGCAGGACTCGGACGGCCAGTTCGTCAACGTCTGCAGCGACGCGGTCAACCGCCCGACGCCGGACCGGGTGCGCGAGCTGGTGGTGGCCTGGGGCAAGCTCTATCCGCAGTTCGGGACCGTCGCCGCGCTCAACATGGTCAAGTGCGTGCACTGGCCCACCGGCTCGCCGCCGCCGTCGCCGAAGAGCCTCAAGGTCGACGTGCTGCTGCTCGGCGTGCAGAACGACCCGATCGTCGGCACCGACGGGGTGGCGGCGACCGCGGCGGGGATCATCAACGCCAACGCGGCCAGCAAGCGGGTGATGTGGCAGGGCATCGGACACGGCGCCAGCATCTATTCGGGCTGCGCGGTTCCGCCGCTGATCGGCTACCTGGGCAGCGGCAAATTGCCCAACACCGACACCTACTGCCCGGCCTGA
- the zapE gene encoding cell division protein ZapE, with protein sequence MRLIAARGYSACMHGSGSASASAGVAHLVDRHPTVSPQRLIAQLRPPPTFADVSFATYQPDPAEPTQAAAVTACREFCRQAVQRRAGRRKLLGRREILPGVGLYLDGGFGVGKTHLLASAYYELPGDGPVRSPDGPAPKAFATFGELTQLAGVFGFAECVDLLADYTAVCIDEFELDDPGNTTLVARLLSSLVERGVSVAATSNTLPEQLGEGRFAAQDFLREINTLASIFTTVRIEGPDYRHRDLPPAPAPLSDAQVAARAAVVPGATLDDFDALCAHLATMHPSRYLTLIEGVSAVFLTGVHRIDDQNVALRLVSLTDRLYDAGVPVLASGEKLDTIFSAEMLSGGYRKKYLRAMSRLLALTAGANEAYGS encoded by the coding sequence ATGCGTCTGATTGCAGCACGCGGTTACAGTGCGTGCATGCACGGGTCCGGCTCCGCGTCCGCGTCGGCCGGTGTGGCGCACCTGGTGGACCGGCATCCCACGGTGTCGCCGCAGCGGCTGATCGCCCAGCTGCGACCGCCCCCCACCTTCGCCGACGTGAGCTTTGCGACGTATCAGCCCGATCCGGCCGAGCCGACGCAGGCCGCCGCGGTCACGGCCTGCCGGGAATTCTGCCGCCAAGCCGTGCAGCGCCGCGCCGGCCGGCGAAAACTGTTGGGACGACGCGAGATTCTGCCCGGCGTGGGCCTCTACCTGGACGGCGGGTTCGGGGTGGGCAAGACGCACCTGCTGGCGTCGGCCTACTACGAGCTGCCCGGTGACGGCCCGGTGCGCTCACCGGATGGCCCGGCGCCCAAGGCGTTTGCGACGTTCGGCGAGCTGACCCAGCTGGCCGGGGTGTTCGGCTTCGCCGAATGCGTGGACCTGCTGGCCGATTACACCGCGGTGTGCATCGACGAGTTCGAGCTCGACGACCCGGGCAACACCACGCTGGTCGCGCGGCTGCTCTCGTCGCTGGTCGAGCGCGGCGTGTCGGTGGCCGCCACCTCCAACACGCTGCCCGAGCAGCTCGGCGAGGGCCGCTTCGCCGCGCAGGATTTCCTACGCGAGATCAACACGCTGGCAAGCATTTTCACCACCGTGCGGATCGAGGGGCCGGACTACCGGCACCGCGATCTGCCGCCGGCCCCGGCGCCGCTGTCCGACGCACAGGTGGCCGCGCGCGCCGCCGTCGTCCCAGGGGCGACGCTGGACGATTTCGACGCGCTGTGCGCGCATCTGGCCACCATGCACCCGTCGCGCTATCTGACCCTGATCGAGGGTGTCAGCGCGGTGTTTTTGACCGGCGTGCACCGCATCGACGACCAGAACGTCGCGCTGCGGCTGGTGTCGCTGACCGACCGGCTCTATGACGCCGGGGTGCCCGTGCTGGCCTCGGGGGAGAAGCTGGACACCATCTTCAGCGCGGAGATGCTCTCCGGTGGATACCGCAAGAAGTACCTGCGGGCCATGTCCCGGCTGTTGGCGCTGACCGCCGGCGCTAACGAAGCGTACGGCTCATGA
- a CDS encoding GNAT family N-acetyltransferase yields the protein MESLTPAPATHAVRVVTTESVDVQQLAGLAARTFPLACPTSAAREDIAAFIDANLSAECFARYLADPHRAVLAAELDGRIVGYAMLIHDLAGDAAELSKIYVAPEQHGAGTAAALMRLALDTAGRWGVSRVWLGVNQKNQRAQRFYAKHGFTVSGTRTFQLGAGREDDYLMSRTLR from the coding sequence GTGGAATCTTTGACGCCCGCGCCGGCCACCCACGCCGTCCGCGTCGTCACGACGGAATCCGTTGACGTTCAACAGCTTGCGGGCCTGGCCGCGCGCACGTTCCCGTTGGCGTGCCCGACGTCGGCGGCGCGGGAGGACATCGCGGCGTTCATCGACGCCAACCTGTCGGCCGAGTGTTTCGCCCGGTACCTGGCCGACCCGCACCGCGCGGTCCTGGCCGCCGAGCTCGACGGCCGAATCGTCGGCTACGCCATGCTCATTCACGACCTCGCCGGCGACGCGGCCGAGCTGTCGAAGATCTACGTCGCACCCGAACAGCACGGCGCCGGGACCGCGGCCGCACTGATGCGCCTGGCGCTGGACACTGCCGGCCGCTGGGGCGTCAGCCGAGTGTGGCTGGGCGTAAACCAGAAAAACCAACGCGCACAACGCTTTTACGCCAAGCACGGCTTCACGGTCAGCGGCACCAGAACCTTTCAGCTGGGCGCCGGCCGGGAGGACGACTACCTCATGAGCCGTACGCTTCGTTAG
- a CDS encoding pyrimidine reductase family protein: protein MALPETPLSLLGSVREVDDGELPGLYDYPDGHAGTWVRANFIASVDGGATADGSSGAMGGPGDRSVFNLLRELADVIVVGAGTVRIEGYSGAQLGVAQRQQRQARGQSEVPPPGIVTKSGHLNRDMAVFTRTEVPPLVLTCAAAADQTRRLLSGLCEVLDCSAGDPERVDEATMLALLGERGMRRILTEGGPTLLNSLLERQLLDELCLTIAPYLVGGHARRIATGPGQLLTRMRCAHVLTDDAGYLYTRYVRC from the coding sequence ATGGCCCTTCCGGAGACGCCGCTGTCGCTGTTGGGGTCGGTACGCGAGGTCGACGACGGCGAACTCCCCGGCCTGTACGACTATCCCGACGGGCACGCCGGAACCTGGGTGCGGGCCAACTTCATCGCCAGCGTCGACGGCGGCGCCACCGCCGACGGCAGCAGCGGCGCCATGGGCGGGCCGGGCGACCGGTCCGTCTTCAACCTGCTGCGCGAACTCGCCGACGTCATCGTGGTGGGGGCGGGCACCGTGCGCATCGAGGGCTACTCCGGCGCGCAGCTCGGCGTCGCCCAGCGTCAGCAGCGCCAGGCCCGCGGCCAGAGCGAGGTCCCGCCGCCGGGGATCGTGACCAAATCCGGCCACCTGAACCGGGACATGGCGGTGTTCACCCGCACCGAGGTGCCGCCGCTGGTGCTCACCTGCGCCGCGGCCGCCGACCAGACCCGCCGACTGCTCAGCGGCCTGTGCGAGGTGCTGGACTGCTCGGCCGGCGACCCGGAGCGGGTCGACGAGGCCACCATGCTGGCCCTGCTCGGCGAGCGCGGGATGCGGCGCATCCTCACCGAAGGCGGTCCGACGCTGCTGAATTCGTTGCTCGAACGCCAACTGCTGGACGAGCTGTGCCTGACCATCGCGCCCTACCTCGTCGGCGGCCACGCCCGGCGCATCGCCACCGGGCCGGGCCAGCTGCTCACCCGGATGCGCTGCGCGCACGTGCTGACCGACGACGCCGGCTACCTGTACACCCGCTACGTCAGGTGCTAG